A DNA window from Hordeum vulgare subsp. vulgare chromosome 1H, MorexV3_pseudomolecules_assembly, whole genome shotgun sequence contains the following coding sequences:
- the LOC123415998 gene encoding uncharacterized protein LOC123415998, with protein MEEAVAAGRTLSQEQKDVMRSKPTLAAVIDELERLHAPLVVAVAEEVSASVPPAPASSASGSDSSVQDLLALVYFGALFNVKPQSDFIATMAAREHERSSCITYDCVGDDAVDLLVEGDLDVVSAVAALVAACPASAVDVSHRDALQACAHHARLWLARADEPIHPGSSVTYAAVRAKLDKIMASDYYTAAAVGGYGAEGVQAHESMAASPEASAVEENLAAEGHKVKSQTSFLFLHNLIHA; from the exons ATGGAGGAGGCCGTCGCCGCCGGCAGGACGCTCAGCCAGGAGCAGAAGGACGTGATGCGCTCCAAGCCCACCCTCGCCGCCGTCATCGACGAGCTCGAGCGCCTCCACGCCccgctcgtcgtcgccgtcgccgaggAGGTCTCCGCCTCCGTCCCCCCTGCCCCCGCCTCGTCCGCCTCGGGCTCCGATTCGTCCGTCCAGGACCTCCTCGCGCTCGTCTACTTCGGCGCCCTCTTCAACGTCAAGCCGCAGAGCGACTTCATCGCCACCATGGCCGCGCGCGAGCACGAGCGGAGCAGCTGCATCACCTACGACTGCGTCGGGGACGACGCCGTGGACCTGCTCGTGGAGGGCGACCTCGACGTCGTATCCGCTGTGGCCGCCCTCGTCGCGGCTTGCCCTGCTTCCGCGGTCGACGTCTCCCACCGCGACGCGCTCCAGGCCTGTGCGCACCATGCCCGCTTATGGCTCGCCCGTGCCGACGAGCCCATCCACCCTGGCTCCTCTGTTACTT ATGCTGCGGTGAGGGCTAAGCTGGACAAGATCATGGCATCAGACTACTACACAGCAGCTGCAGTTGGAGGCTATGGAGCTGAAGGTGTGCAGGCACACGAGAGTATGGCTGCCTCACCAGAGGCATCAGCAGTGGAGGAGAACCTAGCTGCTGAAGGCCACAAGGTGAAATCGCAAACTTCATTTCTTTTCTTGCATAATTTAATTCATGCTTAG
- the LOC123416014 gene encoding protein IQ-domain 26-like encodes MGRAMRWLKKVLTGGKKEGSKDQSTAAPPIERRRWSFAKARSSVADASRRPSVTAVVAGELSQSRPCGCGEAGAAVLIQKAFRGYLARKALRALKSLVKLQALVRGYLVRKQAATTLHRLQALMRLQASSHALKNLSSRRSIEQERKASLPVAHRRRLSEGGAGDAGFDRSPRIVEMDTCQLRCRSSRIAGRYAADPQAPPPSSPLAYLCKPPSRLQLRELEPRQPKTTQNTPRLPAVVPSGSPAKGRPSCGGGGGRESSSPRYMADTASSVARGRCQSAPRQRHGHNGAAAPGLPRAGSRKAAPQSQDSFSFKSSEATSRVEDYSEMSDEVTRDYYLDQLW; translated from the exons ATGGGGCGCGCCATGAGGTGGCTCAAGAAGGTGCTCACCGGCGGCAAGAAGGAAGGGAGCAAGGACCAGAGCACCGCGGCGCCGCCGatcgagaggaggaggtggagcttcGCCAAGGCGAGGAGCAGCGTCGCCGACGCCAGCCGGAGGCCTTCCGTCACCGCCGTCGTCGCCGGCGAGCTCTCCCAGTCGAGGCCGTGCGGCTGCGGCGAGGCGGGCGCGGCCGTCTTGATCCAGAAGGCCTTCAGAGGCTACCTG GCCAGGAAGGCTCTCCGCGCTCTGAAATCGCTGGTGAAGCTGCAAGCCCTGGTGCGCGGCTACCTGGTGAGGAAGCAGGCGGCCACGACGCTGCACCGGCTGCAGGCGCTCATGAGGCTGCAGGCCTCCTCGCACGCCCTCAAGAACCTCTCGTCCCGGAGGTCCATCGAGCAG GAGCGGAAGGCGTCGCTGCCGGTGGCGCACCGCCGGCGGCTGTCGGAGGGGGGTGCCGGGGACGCCGGGTTCGACCGCAGCCCTCGGATCGTGGAGATGGACACGTGCCAGCTGCGTTGCCGGTCGTCCCGGATCGCTGGCCGGTACGCGGCCGACCCGCaggcgccgccgccgtcgtcgccgctcGCCTACTTGTGCAAGCCGCCGTCGCGCCTGCAGCTGCGGGAGCTGGAGCCGCGGCAGCCCAAGACGACCCAGAACACGCCCCGCCTCCCGGCCGTCGTGCCCAGCGGCTCGCCGGCGAAAGGCCGGCCGtcgtgcggcggcgggggcgggcgGGAGTCGAGCAGCCCGCGGTACATGGCGGACACGGCCTCCTCCGTGGCGAGGGGGCGGTGCCAGAGCGCGCCGAGGCAGCGGCACGGCCACAATGGCGCCGCTGCGCCGGGCCTGCCGCGCGCCGGGTCGAGGAAGGCGGCGCCGCAGTCGCAGGACAGCTTCAGCTTCAAGAGCTCGGAGGCCACCAGCCGCGTGGAGGACTACTCCGAGATGAGCGACGAGGTCACCAGAGACTACTACCTCGACCAGCTCTGGTGA